TCCTGTCACACACCCCAGCCAGGTGAGTCCAACATCACAGTGGTCCATGGATGACAGGATCAGAGAGAATGGAATCCAAGAACATTGACCCATCACCATGTGAGAGTCAACTCAGCCCAGAACAAGTGATCACTGTATTTGCCTGTTTGTTGAagtatttattgtattattagtgCTAATGTCAATTTAACAGAGTAACAGCTACTCACTTTTGAAGgtctttcatattctttattattaaacTGCTAATATAGCAATGCTAGAAAAGTGTGTTGAGATTGTTACACTCAATGTGTGGATCTAATTGGGCGTGATTTTTGTCCTCTGGGAGTCACTGATCAGCTGGAGCCAGCTTTGCCTGTCACACTGGAGAAGGGTTCATGGAGGACAGGAATATCTAAACACCCTACAATGCACGAGACACACCTCACCCCAGGGCAGGCTCTGGCCAGAATGTCCAtatgcagagacagagaaacccTGCAGTAAAGAATATCACTATTTGGATCACAGCTATCTTCAGGTTCTGCCTTCAACCTTGTAACACTTACTTCCTGCCCCCAAATTCACAGTAACCCCTTGGCTACCAGTTTAAAAGTTTTAACCacagtggtacctgggtggctcagatgtttaagcatctgccttcgctcaggtcatgatctctaggtcctgggatccagccccacagagGGTTTTCAGCTCAGCAGatagtcagcttctccctttcactctgcctgtccacctgcttatgctctctctgtctctcagatgaataaatgacatatttaaaataaaattagtttcaaTATTGTTGATTAATTAATTCAACATTGTTTGTTCAACAAAATATGCAACAGCTCTgtgactcccccccaccccccaggctgctggtgatggaaatgtttcttgttttcttaaattGTCCTTCAGGTACAGCAAACTTCATATATTTGATAGTTATTCTGATTGACCTTTATCATTAGATGCCCATatgttattctctctctctctctctctctctcgtttttatttttaaaacatcatcagcatttcaaattatttcctcTGATCATTGTTTCTCAATTGacatttggaacatatttttaccataaaaaatttacattttatgtaaatcTACCTTCTTACTTCTGAATTTCTTGCTTTATTTAGGGGTGTTCCCATCTGTAACTTTTATGTGTAGTTTTATTCATGTTCGACTTTATTGTTTGGTTACGTGTATCCTGAAGTTATAAGTCCTCTGTTTTTTTATAGGgtctgagagagggaacagattTCATAGTCTTCCAGATAGACACCCTTTTGACCGCATTTATTGAGAAATTCAACTTTTTTCAAGGAAACTGAAATACAACCTTACCATGTGGTAAATGTCCCTATAcattgagacctgatttctaACTCATTTAACAAACAAATACTAAGTTTTCTAggaacattatatattatattcttttgTGTCTAGGACTTCTACAATTTAATTATTGGCCATATTGACATCATTAATGATGGCTATTTTATATcctattttaattcattttggtttttcatgCAGATTTGCCTAGAACAGGTGTTTTGAAATTACTCAATTTACATTTTAACCTGGTTTTATGATCTCTTCATTCTGTTCATTCTATACCTATCCATATTCAAAGGGCTTTTTATATTAAACACATATATTCACAAAATttggtgaaaaaaacaaaaatgagcaaagaagttGAAGTCCCTACACTTTTAAACATGAACTATCACAATGAGGACAGAACATAATGAAATACATGTGTGTATCAAATGACATCCACAGACAAAATGATATGAAGGAAATTACTGAATACAAAAAGATAGACTTGTCATGGTGGACAGGATTGTAGAGCATGGTCTGTGGACCTCTTTGCACATTGGGCGAAATCCAGAATGAGGATTAGAGTGTGCCCACTGGGTTCGTAAAAGAGATCTATACCCAAAGCTCAAGAATATCAATAAAATATGCCACATAGAGAAGGGATAAAGGGACTAACATCCCCTATCAGACCACATAGAAATGAATTGGCCAGAAATGATGCAGGGGGTACATGAAAAATAAGTCTCCAGTGTTTGATATAAAAATGCCCAACTTGTGTTGTGTTATGTACACTTCCTTTTGTGAAGTGTTTGTTTAACCCAATGCTCAAttttaagaatgtgtgtgtgtgtgtgtgtgtgtgtgtgtattggggcatatattttaatatttaaataaattatttacccATAGGAGGCTTAAGAATTGGAAAGTCTGTATTTTGCAGGGGAACAGTCAGTGATCTGGACTATGTGGGTTGGATACATTTCCATTCTTGGCACAATCAGGATGGCAGGGaatggtagtgtgtgtgtgtgtgtgtgtgtgtgtgtgtgtgtgtgtgtgacttgtaGAATGTGAGCAGTCCGCATAACAAAGTGCCAGGACTCAGGACTCCCAAGGTGACAAGAGAGGCCACTAAGAAGGGGATCTGGTTCAATTCATGAGATGCCTTTGCAACACAATGAATACAGTGGGAGAGGCAGTGTTGTCAAGGAAGCCCCTGTGCCTTGAGTTAGCAGAGAGGCCACTTCTCTACTCAGTGTGTCTGATGACTTCGCCCCTCAGACTCCCTCCTGCTCATTCCCCTTGTAGCACTggctttgcttttttcacttgaACATTTGGAAACAAGTACCTTTCTTGAGGCCTTTGCACTGGCAACTCCCTctccttcaaaatccttgatCTGCCTCCATCTCTTACTTGAGATTTTTTGTTTCAGTGTCACCTTGTTCACGGAATTGACTTACATACCCAGAAAAGAGCATGCCGCATTCACTCTAATTTAtccctgctttccttttcttcatacCATCTCCACCCTCTgaaatgctatttattttcttatttgttaatgTATTATTTCTCCATTATTGAGTGATAGGGAGTTTTGTTCTTTAGAACCCTATATTCATCACCTTGACAATGCCTAAATCATGGCCAGGACTTAATTTGTATATCTGGgatttgcaatatttttttaactaaaagtgTGGAATACATGTTCTTTTGTAAATTAAATGATGGAAACAAAAATTCCCCTAACTATGGTGGTACAGGGGATCCCCTGAATGGGACCTTATCCAtgtacaaaatattaaaatgaatacagACTACAAAATTAATTATGAATTAGAATTAGtctaattaaaatgaattagACTACAAAATTTAAAAGGTAGCATTTTAAGCCTGTGAGTGTATGAAAATTAATCATGCTATTTGCCTCTGTCCATGAAGTCACCTCCACCACATGAAACCCAGCAATGATACGCGAATTTCAGAGTTTCTTCTCCTGGGATTTTCAGAGGACCCAGAACTGCAGCCCCTCATATTTGGGCTTTTCCTCTCCATGTACCTGATCACTGTGGTTGGAAACCTGCTCATCATTCTGGCCGTCCACTCTgactcccacctccacacccccatgtacttcttcctggccAACCTGTCCTTTGTAGACATCTTTTCCACTTCCACCACTGTCTCTAAGATGCTGATGAGTATACAGACAAAAAGTAAAGTCATAACCTAtgcaggctgtgtcacacagatttatttttttgtactcTTTGCTGTGTTGGATGTCTTTCTCCTGGCCGTGATGGCCTATGATCGCTTTGTGGCCATCTGTCACCCCCTACACTACATGGTTATCATGAACCCTCAGCTCTGTGGACTGCTGGTTATGATGTGCTGGATCATATGTGTCCTGCATTCCCTGCTACAAACCTTAATGGTGTTGCGGCTGTCCTTCTGTACAGCGGTGGAAATCCCACACTATTTCTGTGAACTCAATCAGATGATCCAACTCGCCTGTTCTGACACCTTTCTCAATAATTTGGTGATGTATTCTGCATCTGTCCTGCTGGGTGGTGGTCCTTTTGGTGGGATCCTTTACTCTTATTCTAAGATTGTTTCCTCCATATGTGGAATATCATCAGCTCAGGGCAAGTATAAAGCATTTTCCACCTGTGCATCTCACCTTTCTGTTGTCTCCTTATTTTATTGTACAATGCTTGGTGTGTACCTTAGCTCTGCTGCTACCCAGAGCTCCCATGCAAGTGCAGTGGCCTCGGTGATGTACACGGTGGTCACACCCATGCTGAACCccttcatctacagcctgaggaacAAAGATGTAAAGAGGGCTCTGAAAACATTCTTTGTGAAGGAGACTCTACGTGGCCAATTGTCATAGGAAAGAATAACTTCCTGAGATTGCTTAAGCTTAGTTTCCTGGGCAAAATTTTATTGGATAAGTGTTTTTATTCAGTTCCTAATGACAATATAAAATGAGTACATTAGtgtttaaaacacatttatgATCTGATAATTCAAGGGGTCAAAACTCTGAAATGGTTCTCATTGggctaaaaaaaaatgtttgaaagccTTGGTTCATTCTGGAAGCTACAGGGACaaatgtgctttttttaaaattccaaaatcattaaaagagtgcaaaaaattctaaatatatttcttataattcttaTAATAAACAAGTGCTTCACAGTAAGGGACCAAATAAGTAAATTTACAAGTATGAAATTCCTAATCATGTGGCAAATGTGTCATGGAGCTGAGGTATGCCTTGCTCaagatattttgtttatttgtttgtttgggtttttaaagattttctttctttatttgtcagagagagagagaaagagcatgcacaagtagggggagtgacatgcagagggagaagcaggatccccactagcacagagcctgatgtgggactaatCCCAgtattccaggatcatgacctgagctgaaggcagatgcccaatggacTGAGCCCAGGCATCCCTTGCTCAAAGTTTATATCAAAAAAGCTAGTTATCCTCGctgaaaaggaaaacagtgaTATTCTATAGATCACAGGGCTCTGTGTCCAACACAAGTCAACATTTGGGAGATCCAAGGGATCTAATCGATACACATTACTCAGTCTTAGACTTTGTGGAAAAGTTGAAGTCAGGGTTGGGATAAAGTGCTGAAAGGCCTGTACTCTGGGAGCAACAGAGCTCCTGAGGAAGAGCTCTGGATTCACTTGGTTATAACCTAGTCTGTAAGGAACACACAATCTCCAGGAAAATTTTCCTTCATGTCCACACCAGTGTCCCATAGGAAACTCGAGTGCTTAGaggttggaggaggaggaaggaaacatGCCTCATGAACAGACAGAGGAAGCTCTAAATATCTCCTGTGTAGCAGTCCCTCTGCCCGTGCCCCCTTGGGTTGAATGGGACAAGATTGCTGTCTCTGGAATCCTAAGTTTGGCTGGAAGACAAATGCCAGCCTCCTTCCTGCTATCTTGTGAGGGGACAGAGTTTAGTCACCACTATCCCCACCCAGGAGGAATTCAGACTGACACATAGAGACCCCTCCAACAGAGCTGCCATTCAGGTGAGTCCCAGAACCCAGCATGTCCTGAAGGCAAGGGTTAGACAAAATCCAATCCTGCTGCATTTACCTGAGGTCACCTGACAGCCTCCAGACTAGCCCAGAACCTGGGGATCTCTATGCTCAATTGCTTGTCTGATgaactgatgaatgaattcaTTGATGATGTTAAAGAAAGAAGTGAATAGTGAGCTCAGCAACACATGGGTTATTGGTGACAATGAAGTGAAGGGATAGGAGGCATAAAGTACTTCcaataaaaatagaacataacCACTGAGTTTTGCAATTAAACAGAATAAGAATATTAGGTATGGAGAGATGTCCagtcttttttgtctttaaaatgggaCATATTGGACTCTGTTTCCATACTGATGAGAAAAACTTAGACCAATTTATTTCTTGCAGTAGGACCCTGCAAGAGTAATTCATGAGGCATACATTTTCACAGCATCCCCTCCTCCTCTGGATATTCACATGAAAGCAATAATCCAACAATGAAAACTATATGAAGGAGCTTTGCTTTGAAATGATTTCATTACTAAGAGAGCTGAATATATTTGTGGATTAggcttttcaatttttctgtacaGTACATTGTCTCTACCATGTCGTTGCATTTGTACAGTGGAGTCAGTGGTTTATTCCTGCTTTTGATTGCCTTCTTTCAAACAAGGAATCAGAAGAGGGGTTTCTATTTGTTTTACCAACTTTGTTGTTTTCATTGTGTTCTAATGTATATGTATCGACGTATATGTGTTGAATTGTGTTATTAGTAGTATGGACTTAGATCTGTCACTCAGTATATGGTATTCTTTATATTGCTTTTTTTATATTATCCATTTTGAAATATTGAGCTGTCACTAATATTTTTTACTTAGCAGTACTtgcaataaacaaaaatgaaaataaatg
The sequence above is a segment of the Meles meles chromosome 20, mMelMel3.1 paternal haplotype, whole genome shotgun sequence genome. Coding sequences within it:
- the LOC123932669 gene encoding olfactory receptor-like protein OLF4; this encodes MKPSNDTRISEFLLLGFSEDPELQPLIFGLFLSMYLITVVGNLLIILAVHSDSHLHTPMYFFLANLSFVDIFSTSTTVSKMLMSIQTKSKVITYAGCVTQIYFFVLFAVLDVFLLAVMAYDRFVAICHPLHYMVIMNPQLCGLLVMMCWIICVLHSLLQTLMVLRLSFCTAVEIPHYFCELNQMIQLACSDTFLNNLVMYSASVLLGGGPFGGILYSYSKIVSSICGISSAQGKYKAFSTCASHLSVVSLFYCTMLGVYLSSAATQSSHASAVASVMYTVVTPMLNPFIYSLRNKDVKRALKTFFVKETLRGQLS